ATGTCAGTACAGAAACAATGGCGCCGGTGATTGGCTTCGTTTTCAAGCACCCCAGGCATGGCCCAGTTATAGACATTGCCCAGGTGGCGTCTGGTACCCCAAGTGTAATAGCCACAACCCACTGGTGCGTGAATCATGTGAATCACATCGGTAATAGGTCCGCCCACGACCCCGCGGGCCCCGGCATAGCTTCACCCACGTTCTGTTAGGTCGCCAGGCACTGTTGGGGCATTACAAGCAGGAATGGTACTTTTATCTTCGTCAACTATGACTACGTGTTTGTTTCTTTCTGGAATGCATATATTGCAGCGTAACTGATGATACGGCATAGTTTCACCTCCTTAAAAATTGCCTGCTAAGCAGGATAAAGTCATATCCCCTAAACCGGGAATGCCTACGGCATCAGCCCGGCAGCGTTTGCACGAAAGGAACTGGGGCAAAAATCTTCCCGCCACACTTCTCGCCCTGGCCATCTCCTTTTTGCTAGGAGGCCTAAGGCCCGAAAACTCACCAAGGGGAATCAACGGAATAATGTTCATAAGGCTTGCCCCTGCGTTGCCAGCAAGTTGAGCAATGGCAGCCATCTCATGGTCGTTTATCCCAGGCACAAGCACGGTATTAACCTTTACCCGAATGCCTGCTTCGGATGCCAGGGCGATACCTTCCAGTTGTTTCTCAAGAAGAAATCTTGCTCCCTCTTCCCCTTGTAACCTGCCCTCTTTGGTATTCACAAACTTGACAAGTTTGGCCCCGGTCTCAGGGGTAGCGGCATTTACAGTGACTGAAAGGAAATCAAGACCAAGGGCCGTAAGTCTTTCTATGTTTTCGGGAAGCGTCAGGCCGTTAGTCGCCAGACAAATCTTAATCTCTGGAAAATGACGCCTTACCTCGGAAAGGGCGAAAAAAGTC
The sequence above is drawn from the Thermodesulfatator atlanticus DSM 21156 genome and encodes:
- a CDS encoding radical SAM protein, with protein sequence MLRHPCFDEKAHRLVGRVHLPVAPACNIKCAYCEREIGCVHESRPGVTKSILRPEHVKDYLSYVLTNEPRIEVVGIAGPGDALANEETFFALSEVRRHFPEIKICLATNGLTLPENIERLTALGLDFLSVTVNAATPETGAKLVKFVNTKEGRLQGEEGARFLLEKQLEGIALASEAGIRVKVNTVLVPGINDHEMAAIAQLAGNAGASLMNIIPLIPLGEFSGLRPPSKKEMARARSVAGRFLPQFLSCKRCRADAVGIPGLGDMTLSCLAGNF